One region of Carassius carassius chromosome 41, fCarCar2.1, whole genome shotgun sequence genomic DNA includes:
- the LOC132123344 gene encoding olfactory receptor 52K1-like, with translation MENGTMPSYFYFTLFKDFVHMRYLILILTLTVYLAILLFNVIILFVVFKERSLHEPMYILISCLSVNDLYGSAGFFPRLMVDLLFDTNTISRTACFVQIFTIYTFAVWEYTILTLMAYDRYVAICNPLKYYKIMTSKVTALYMALASLYAVFSMGLAIFFSARLPLCGTDIARLHCSNWSVVRLSCGNSTLNNNIIGFFVSATTVFLPAFFILYTYVRILIICQKISKEFRGKALQTCLPHIISFVNYSIASFCDIALSRYDSDKFKIVALFFSVGFLVIPPFLNPLIYGLNLPEIRKKIACLFQRSKVGHFPE, from the coding sequence ATGGAAAATGGAACCATGccttcatatttttatttcactttgttCAAGGATTTTGTGCACATGAGATATCTTATTCTAATATTGACACTTACAGTTTATTTAGCAATTCTATtatttaatgtcataattttattTGTGGTGTTTAAAGAGAGATCTCTTCATGAGCCAATGTACATACTGATATCTTGTTTGTCTGTCAATGATCTCTATGGCTCAGCTGGTTTCTTCCCTAGGCTAATGGTTGATCTCCTTTTTGATACAAATACAATTTCTAGGACAGCGTGTTTTGTTCAGATTTTTACAATTTATACTTTTGCAGTGTGGGAATATACCATATTAACTCTGATGGCATATGACAGATATGTTGCCATTTGCAatcctttaaaatattataaaattatgacCTCAAAAGTGACAGCACTGTACATGGCGCTAGCATCACTTTATGCAGTGTTTTCTATGGGTCTGGCTATTTTCTTCTCAGCCAGGTTGCCTTTGTGTGGGACAGACATAGCTCGACTGCACTGCTCCAACTGGTCTGTAGTTCGCCTGTCTTGTGGGAATTCCACTTTGAATAACAACATAATTGGATTTTTTGTCTCAGCAACAACAGTTTTTCTCCCTGCATTCTTCATCTTATATACTTATGTCAGAATTTTGATAATTTGTCAAAAAATCTCCAAAGAATTTAGGGGCAAAGCATTACAAACATGTCTTCCTCACATTATAAGTTTTGTTAATTACTCTATAGCATCATTTTGTGATATTGCTTTAAGTAGGTATGACTCAGACAAATTTAAGattgttgctttatttttttcagtgggaTTTCTGGTTATCCCACCTTTTCTGAATCCCCTTATTTATGGCTTAAATTTACCAGAAATTCGCAAAAAAATTGCATGCTTGTTTCAGCGCTCAAAAGTTGGCCACTTTCCAGAATAA